Genomic window (Heptranchias perlo isolate sHepPer1 chromosome 11, sHepPer1.hap1, whole genome shotgun sequence):
CCACCCGACTTGCATCGTACCcaatccaccccacccccccgcccctttAAAATCGGGGCCGTGGAAATTCTCCAAGAGGAAGATCTTAAAGTTCCACCTCTGTGATTGACTGGAAGGAGTGCCCCTTTGACCCATTGCATCTTCAGTGAATTCTATTTCCTGATGACAATATTACAGGAAATGGGCTTCTTGGTCACACTACAGGGACAATTCTAACTAGAACACCTCTGACTGCCCATTTTTGAAAGGATAAAACATGTGCTTACAAGAGGGCTGCCAGACACCAGTCGCTGTACAGGTCCCTTTTAGGGTGGTTTAATGTGTAACTGAGGTGTGGCAGTTTCACATGAAGACCGTTAAgaggtttttaatttaatttaaagatTCCTGTTTCTCTTAAGAAGAAACAACGGCACAAGAAGGCTACGCCGTTTGGTTATCCGTGTTTTCTTATTTCAGTTCATCTTATCACAGTAGGAGGAGTTATTTCTTTATCAAGTGATGTTTGTTGCTAGCGATTATTTATATTGTAATGTCACGGTGTCATCTTGGTCCGACAGGTTCTGCAGAGCCTTGGCCACACTTTCGTTGACGTAGAAATTTGAAAAATCTGAGTTCAAAGCCTTTTCCCTCCTTTTCTTTGCGTTGTTAGCGATGTACATGTGGTATGGGTCTTGGGTGTGTTCTTGTCTCCTTGACCTCACAGTGCTGGCCAGCATAGAAATAATAATGAAAGTGAAGATGCCAAACATTACCAGGATGTACAAATAAGCAAATTCAAAATCTTCTTCCTGGAGGGTTTTATTCAAGGCTGCTGCCTGCTTTTGTTGAGCCAAATAGTCTTTGTAAAACAGGATGAAAAACTTTTCAAATAGGAGGGTTATGTTCGACATTTCTGAGCTGCTTGTATCAGCAGCTGCCATTGCATCAGTCCTAATGGAAAAGAAATTTAGAAGGAATTCTGATTAGTATTTCAGTGCCTTcctctttttttccctcctccttcccacCACAATATTTTCCTCTAGCAAGGACAATGGAAACACAGATCCTACGCTCAACCTTGCCTTGTGACCCCAGTGACGCCCTGCAGTCAGCTGACTTGCTGCACGCAGAAGCATAGATGGAATGTCTGGAGATTTTTTCCATACCGTGGAAAATACCACCCAGGTAGTTAGCAGCAAACCGTATTATACATATAATCAGGAGGGCCCTAATAGATATACAAATCTATAACTctatggcaggagggtcggtaatcagtggacacagatttaagacaattggcaaaagaacccaggggggaggtgaggagaaattgttttcacacagcgagttattgtgctctggaatgcactgcttgaacgggtggtggaagcagattcaatagtaactttcaaaagggaattggatatatacataaaaaggaaaaatttgccgggctatggggagagaacaggggagtgaggctaattggatagttctttcaaagagccggcacaggcatgatgggctgaatggcctccatctgtgctgtattattctgtgATAACTAAGTGCaagcactgaacacaatcccaaaTACAGTACACTGTTGCCTTTCAGACAGGACTAGGCAGCATTGTTGTGCTGTGGACCAAAATATTGATACCAATGTGTTTTGAGGGGAGAGGGTTATCATTGTTTTACCCCTGATACCTTCTTcgcccctctcccccaacccacTTTTCTCTTTGTTCCCGAAGGCGGTGATTCACACTGGAGTACAGTTGCCAAGAGTTCCAGCACCCCTGCTGATATTCCATCTAAGTACTGTAGTTATAATAGGCTATTTGATTGTCGAGAGCATCACAGATGAAGCTAATTTTGtattcacctgacatccacacacaaacACTTTCCATCAAAGGGGTCAATGGATAATGAGGTGAGTTTTATGTGACTCCATGCCTCGTGCAGACCCTCGTTTGGTGGGAGGATGGATCAGAGAATCAGGCGCAGAGGTCAACAAACTGATTCATGCCAATCCCTGATTTTTACAGTGATCAAAATTACGGAGTGAATATtggcaccactgtgtcagccgatgagatggaggcgggggtgggacttGTGGTTTTAATTTATAGAGTCTCCGAGCTCATGACCGAAAGTACAGTAAACAGAGTCTCCCAAGTattgcaggattatttctccagcaaagtgcagtgagtggaggatagttacataatacaagctatgtgtgtaaaatcaatcctagttacttacgatgtggagatgccggtgatggactggggttgacaattgtaaacaattttacaacaccaagttatagtccagcaattttattttaaattcacaagctttcggaggctacccccttcgttcacctgaggaagggggtagcctccgaaagcttgtgaatttaaaataaaattgctggactataacttggtgttgtaaaattgtttactagttACTTACAGCagagattgatgggggaattacccaatcatctccattttgGCCAGGACTTGTGCTGTCACTATGTGCAGCCTTAAAATTAATTAGTGCCACGCAAAATTTACTTgaaatgatcaggagtgggaaccctggttaATTTATCTCCTCCCTATCCCaggaacactgaggccaattgtagtctcCTCGGCACAGCCCTGATTGAGATCCAACAACTCATTATAGGTGAGGGGCCTTTctagtctgtatgactcagtaccacaccacaaAGGACACTTACTCATGGAGCCACTGAGAAAGGCCatcacttaattttttttttaagctgttGTCTCTGTCCCCATGCTGCCCTCCTACTGTTTCAGGGAGAGTGTTTTGAGCACTAAACCAAGGCTGCCATCATAAAGGTCTCTTCAgtgatttttttcctccctcccttcaagaatggacttgaatgtgaggggggcttgatcaagaaggttgcagatgataaaaaaattggccgtgtgggtgatagtgaggaggaaagctgtagactgcagaaagttatcaatggactggtcaggtgggcagaaaagtggcaaattgaattcaatccagagaagtgtgaggtaatgcatttggggagggcaaacaaggcaagggagtacacaataaatgggaggatactgagaggtgtagaggaacaaagggaccttggagtacatgtccacagatccctgaaggtagcaggacagttgatacgggatactttcctttattagccgatgcatagaatataagagcagggaggttatgctagaactgtataaaacattggttaggccacagcttgagtactgcatacagttctggtcaccacattacaggaaagacgtgattgcactagaaagggtacagaggagatttacgaggatgttgccaggactggtgaattttagctatgagaataaattggataggc
Coding sequences:
- the LOC137327001 gene encoding potassium voltage-gated channel subfamily E member 2-like, whose product is MYAILTAGRTKPRGVFNLSAKVGGSKDARYRRPRTDAMAAADTSSSEMSNITLLFEKFFILFYKDYLAQQKQAAALNKTLQEEDFEFAYLYILVMFGIFTFIIISMLASTVRSRRQEHTQDPYHMYIANNAKKRREKALNSDFSNFYVNESVAKALQNLSDQDDTVTLQYK